The genomic stretch TGCCCCGTTGATCCCGATCACGCCGCTGCCGCGCTCGCCGGGGATGACGTAGGTCTCCAGCCGGGCGCCGTTGGTGACGTCGACGATCGCGACCTGCTCACCGGGCAGCAGGTCGGCGGCGTCGAGGAGGTCCTCGTCGATGGTCACCGAGCCGACGTAGTGCAGGTCGGCCTGGGTGACCGTCGCACGGTGGATCTTGGACTTGAGCATCGTGCGCATCATCGGGGCTCTCCCAGCTGGACGGCGATGTTGTCGAGGAGTCGGGTGGTGCCGGCGCGGACGGCGACGAGCAGGCGGGCCGGTCCGGCGGTCGGTGCCGCCCGAGATCTGGATCGGTGAGTTCGAGGTAGTCCTGGAGCAGCGACGGCTCGGTGTCCAGCACCGAACGGGCGGCCGAGAGGACGGCATCCGCTCCTCGCGGCCCGGCGGCCGCTCCGGCGCGCAGCGCGGCCGACACGGTGACGGCGGCGGCCCGCTGCTCCGGCGCGAGGTACCGGTTGCGGCTGGACAGCGCCAGGCCGTCGTCCTCCCGGACGGTCGGCACGCCGACGACCTCGACGCCCAGCGCGAGCTCACGCGCCATGGCCCGGATCAGGGTGAGCTGCTGGTAGTCCTTCTCGCCGAACAGCCCGACGTCCGGGCGGACGAGACCGAAGAGCTTGGCCACCACGGTCAGGACCCCGGCGAAGTGCCCGGGCCGGACGGCGCCCTCCAGCACCGAGCCGAGCGGGCCGGGGTCCACCGCGACGCCGGCGGCGCCGGGCGGGTAGACCTCCTCCACCGGCGGGTGGAAGACCACGTCGGCGCCCTCGTCGGCCAGGGCGGCGAGGTCGGCGTCCCAGGTGCGCGGGTAGCGGTCGAAGTCCTCGCCGGGGCCGAACTGGGTCGGGTTGACGAACACCGAGACGACCACGGTGGCCGCCCGCTCCCGGGCGGCTCGCACCAGCGTCCGGTGCCCCTCGTGCAGCGCGCCCATGGTGGGCACGAGGGCCACGGGGCCGGGAAGGTCGTCGACCAGCTTGCGGAGGTCCGCGACCGTCTCGGCGACGACGGGCCGGCCGGTCACCGCGACCCCGCCGTGTCCTCGTCGAGGTTGCCGGCCAGCAGGTCGAGCAGCGGCGCGGCCTCGTGCTTCCTGAGCCGGCCGGCGGCCAGCGCGCGCTCGGTGGTCCGCTCGGCCATGGCGACGTATGCGGCCACCGACTTCGGCGCCCGCTCGGAGAGGGTCTCGAGGTGGTCGCGCACCGTACCGACGTCGCCACGGCTGACCGGGCCGGTCAGGCCGCGGTCCCCGCGGCGGAGTCCGTTGTCGAGCGCGGCGGTCAGCAGCGGCGCCAGCACCCGGGCGGGGTCGGGGACGCCGGCGCCGCGCAGCATGTCGGCCGCCTCCGCGACGAGGGTGACCAGGTGGTTCGCGCCGGTGACCAGCGCCGCGTGGTACAGCTTCCGGTCCGCCTCGGCGACGAAGAACGGCTCGCCGCCCATCTCCAGGACGAGGGTCTCGGCGACCGCGCGGTGCTCCTCGCGGCTGGTCACGCCGAACGGCACGCCGGGCAGGCGGTCGGCATCCTCGGGAGCGCCGGAGAAGGTCATGGCGGGGTGCAGCGCCAGCGGCAGCACGCCGGCGCGCTCGGCGGGGGTCAGCACGGCGAGCCCGTGCGCGCCGGAGGTGTGGAACGCCAGCTGACCGGCCCGCCAGGCGCCGGTCTCGGCGAGGCCGGCCACCAGACCGGGCAGGGTGTCGTCCGGAACGGCGAGGACGACCAGGTCGGAGGCGGCGACGACCTCGTCGGCGGGGACGAGGGGCACGCCGGGCAGCAGGCGCGCGGCGCGCTCGGCGGAGGCGGCGGACAGCCCGGAGGCGGCGACGACGTCGTGGCCGGCGTCGGCGAGCGCGGCGCCGAGGACGGCGCCGACACGGCCCGCGCCGATGACGCCCACGCGGAGGCGGGCGGGCGCGGTGGCCGCCGGATCGAGTCCGGCGGCGCGATGGGTCCTGCGGCGAGCAGGCATCGGTGCACCTCTCGTTCCAGTCCCTCGCGGGTACCGGACGTCGGGAGCGGCTCCCGTCGTTGGAAGCCGTCGAGCTCGTGCTGGTGGTGCGGTCCTGCAGTGGCGTCGTCCCGCTGCAACCGGCTGTGTCGCGCGGGTGGCACGCCGAAGGCGAGTCTGTGACCGGTTCCGGCCTCCCGCAACGGCTGCGGCATGTGTCGTCGCTCACCCGCCCGTGCGCGACCCCTCGTTCGGGTGGCTCGGCGCGTCCCTACGGTGGGCCGCATGAGGAGCATGGACGGGCGGACGGCGCTGGTGACCGGGGGCAGCCGTGGGATCGGGCTGGCGATCGCGCAGAGTCTGGTCGACCGGGGAGCCCGGGTCGTGGTGACCGCGCGCAAGCCGGAGGCGCTCGCCGAGGCGGTCGAGGCGCTCGGCGGTCCGGAGGTGGCCGTCGCCGTCCCCGGTCACGCGGGCGACGCCGGACACCGTGCCGAGGCCGTCCGCACGGCCGTCGAGACCTTCGGCAGCCTCGACATGCTGGTCGGCAACGTCGGTGTCAACCCGGTCTACGGCCCCATGGTGGACCTGGAGCTCGACGCCTTCCGCAAGATCCTCGACACCAACGTCGTCTCGTCGCTGGGCCTGGTCCAGGAGGCGTGGCGCGCATGGATGCGCGAGCACGGCGGTTCGGTGCTCTTCGTCGCCTCGGTCGCGGGCCTGCGCAGCTCCGAGAACATCGGCGCGTACGGCGTGAGCAAGGCGGCGGTCATCAACCTCACCACCCAGCTGGCGGTGGAGCTCGGCCCCGCGGTGCGGGTCAACGCGGTGGCGCCGGCCGTCGTGAAGACCCGGTTCGCCGGTGCCCTCTACGAGGGGCGCGAGGCCGAGGTGGCCGCGGGGTACCCCGCCGGGCGGCTCGGGGAACCGGCCGACGTCGGGGAGGCGGCAGCCTACCTGCTGGGCGAGGGAGCCGGCTGGGTCACCGGCCAGACCCTGGTGCTCGACGGCGGACGGCTGTCGGTCGGCCGGTAGGGCGTGGTCAGCCCCGGCCGAGCACCCGGGCCAGGACGTCGTCGGGCTCGTCCTCGTCCCGGTAGCGGCGCCGCCGCCGGCCTCCGGCGGTGGGGGCCACCCCGTTCTCGGCGAGGATCTGGTCGAGCCGCTTCTCCTGGCCGGGTCCGGGCCGTCCGTCGGCCGCCGGCTCGTCGCGGACGGCGACCCGGTACCCGCCCCGGTCGTCGATGCGGACCGGGGGCGGACCCGCCGGGACGACCGGCCGCTGCGTGGTCGTGGCGCCGGCGGCCTCGGGCACGGGGCCTTCGTCGTCCCCGCGGCGCCGGCGAGGAGATGCCGCGGCCGGGTCGAGCAGCGAGCGGGCCGCGAGCCACTCCAGGGGCGACGGCGGCTCCTCCGGCGGACGGTCGACCGGCGGAGGGACGGACAGCGGGAAGGCGGAGGTGGCCGGTGGCTGCTCCGTCGACGACCAGAGACGCGGCTCCGACGCCGGCTCCTCGGGCTGGGCGGGCGGCACCGGTGGCGGCCGGTAGGCGGCCACGGACGGCGGCACGAACGCCGGCGGCGGGGCGACGCTGCCGAACGCCGCGGTGGACGGGGCGTCCCAGCGACCCGGCTCGGGCGCCGGCACCGGAGGCCGCGCGGTCGACCGCTCGACCCGCACCTGCTCGAACTGCTGGGTCGGCGGGTGCGGCTCGTCGAGGCGGACGGCCGGCCAGCCGCCGGTCAGCTCCCGCGGGGGCCGGCCTCCTCCCACGAGGATCCGGCATCGAGGGCGCGGCCTGGGGCCTCCAGCCGGTTGGCGTCGCCGGAGAGCCGGCTGGCCTGGGTCCGCATGACGATCCGCTCGACGAGCATCTCGCTGGACAGCTGCTCGGTCAGCTCGGCGCGCAACCGGCCCATGTCGGCGCGCAGCTCGGCGAGCTCGGCCAGCTCCTCGCGCATGGCGGCCAGCGACGCGACGTCGTCGCGCAGGGAGGTCAGCGCGGTGACGTCGTCTCGCAGCGCCGCGACGCGCGCCACCTCGTCGCGCAGATCGGTCAGGGCAGCGATGTCGCCGCGCAGCTGCGCCACCCGGGCGACCTCGTCGCGCAGTCCCGAGAGAGCGGCGATGTCCCCGCGGAGTGCGTCGAGCTCCTCGC from Blastococcus sp. PRF04-17 encodes the following:
- the panD gene encoding aspartate 1-decarboxylase — translated: MLKSKIHRATVTQADLHYVGSVTIDEDLLDAADLLPGEQVAIVDVTNGARLETYVIPGERGSGVIGINGAAAHLVHPGDLVIMISYGVMDETEAKSYLPKVVHVDGANRIVELGGDPSAPVPGAADQQRSDFGVPIR
- the panC gene encoding pantoate--beta-alanine ligase translates to MTGRPVVAETVADLRKLVDDLPGPVALVPTMGALHEGHRTLVRAARERAATVVVSVFVNPTQFGPGEDFDRYPRTWDADLAALADEGADVVFHPPVEEVYPPGAAGVAVDPGPLGSVLEGAVRPGHFAGVLTVVAKLFGLVRPDVGLFGEKDYQQLTLIRAMARELALGVEVVGVPTVREDDGLALSSRNRYLAPEQRAAAVTVSAALRAGAAAGPRGADAVLSAARSVLDTEPSLLQDYLELTDPDLGRHRPPDRPACSSPSAPAPPDSSTTSPSSWESPDDAHDAQVQDPPCDGHPGRPALRRLGDHRRGPPRRRRPAAR
- a CDS encoding Rossmann-like and DUF2520 domain-containing protein, whose protein sequence is MPARRRTHRAAGLDPAATAPARLRVGVIGAGRVGAVLGAALADAGHDVVAASGLSAASAERAARLLPGVPLVPADEVVAASDLVVLAVPDDTLPGLVAGLAETGAWRAGQLAFHTSGAHGLAVLTPAERAGVLPLALHPAMTFSGAPEDADRLPGVPFGVTSREEHRAVAETLVLEMGGEPFFVAEADRKLYHAALVTGANHLVTLVAEAADMLRGAGVPDPARVLAPLLTAALDNGLRRGDRGLTGPVSRGDVGTVRDHLETLSERAPKSVAAYVAMAERTTERALAAGRLRKHEAAPLLDLLAGNLDEDTAGSR
- a CDS encoding SDR family oxidoreductase, with the translated sequence MRSMDGRTALVTGGSRGIGLAIAQSLVDRGARVVVTARKPEALAEAVEALGGPEVAVAVPGHAGDAGHRAEAVRTAVETFGSLDMLVGNVGVNPVYGPMVDLELDAFRKILDTNVVSSLGLVQEAWRAWMREHGGSVLFVASVAGLRSSENIGAYGVSKAAVINLTTQLAVELGPAVRVNAVAPAVVKTRFAGALYEGREAEVAAGYPAGRLGEPADVGEAAAYLLGEGAGWVTGQTLVLDGGRLSVGR
- a CDS encoding DUF6779 domain-containing protein gives rise to the protein MPRREDDVVAPHRGAPATRTLIQAGGFLLAAAATLAVFFTDNPKLLKVAVLAVAWAFVLATYAAGRRTADRVAARAREAELRHAYETELDREVAARREYELELENELRREAEDSMREELDALRGDIAALSGLRDEVARVAQLRGDIAALTDLRDEVARVAALRDDVTALTSLRDDVASLAAMREELAELAELRADMGRLRAELTEQLSSEMLVERIVMRTQASRLSGDANRLEAPGRALDAGSSWEEAGPRGS